The Malus sylvestris chromosome 3, drMalSylv7.2, whole genome shotgun sequence genomic sequence ATTTGAAACATTTAACAAGACTTACCATACCAGTATGTCCCATTGAACCACATTTGTAACAGGAAACTTCCCATGGACTAGTGTCAACATACTTGACACAACATAAATGGCCAAATCTCTTGCAGACATAGCATTGGATTTCCTGATTCATGAAAAGAAATATAGAAACCACTCTTGAACATAATGCTTAACAATATAATTATTATCAATATCATATCATAAATCATATGAACATACTCTTAGAAATCTCACGATACCTTAAGATCATCAGTTGAATAATCATTCCTGCATGAGAACATATCATGTCCAGAATCTCCACATTTTAGACATATTTGGGATTTCAATAAGCCACCATTCTGCTTTTCTGGACAGTCTTTAGCATGGTGTCCACCTTTTTTGCAGATAAAGCAATCTTGTCCCTATTGAGATTTAAATCAGGTACCATAAGAGGCCCCACAAAAATAAAGGATGCATAAGAACCCTCTGATAGAGCACTCAATGAGAACAGGGCAAACTAAGAAGAAAAACAGGTGAAATATTGAACAATCTTTATAAAATGACACAAAAGAACTTGGCATGCAGAAACTGGTGAACAACTCATGAGATTTGGACTGgcactatctcaacattatctaGCATTAAGAAAACAGGAAaaccctattttattatttatggatCTTTCTAATCAAACATGATCTGGAAACAGCAGAGAGTATGTGTACCAACAACCTACTTCTAAAATAACAAGCACTTAATCCTTCTCAGAAATCAAGGGAAGAATAACTATTCATTGCCAAAAGAAAGTTCTCAATCCTTCCAGAAAAGCGAAAAACAAGTAAGAGAAGGAATCAATTTAAATCTTGCATGTCAACATAATACAAGTGGCTGAAGCCCCACCACCCTCCGGACTAATAAACATGTAGTAATTAAGACTTAGAGAATGGGGTCAATTCAACTAATTCTCCAGATTATTTTGACGATTATTTTCAGAAAGTAAAAGAGTCAACTTAAAATTGTGTTTCTCTTCCAACTAACCTTTCTGCAGTGTTTTGCATTGTGCTCAAAACTGCCACAAACAAAGCACGGCTTCTTTCGCTTAGCTACGGTACAATTCACTGCCGCATGACCTTCTTCGCCACAGTTAAAGCATGCTCCCCAGCTACAATCTGGAGGATCAAAATACCTTGGTCCCCGctgatataatagaaataagatAGGCACCATTCTAAGTTCTTCATATAGATTTTCATTTTCGAAGGGGCATTTCAAAGCAAACATTTGAACTCACAAGAAGTTTCCGCAGCACAACATTGTCGGTAAACTCAACATTTTCCAGTTGCTTTGCCTCAGCCAAATCTACAGCATTAGCTTCCTCTatcttctcttcctcttttgCAACAACCTAAACAAATAACGGGATGCAAAACAGTCATACGTAAACAGCTCTTTCACCCTCTTGTCAAGCAAAGATTAATCCGTTTACGCCAGAAAATGAGAGGAAACCGAAAACAAAATTAAGCAATAAAGTCTAAGCACCTTCTCAGGTTTAAAATCAAACCCTCCAATTCAATCCCATTATTTCTTTAATCACAATTAACAAAATTGTATAGTGAAAATAATTAAGATTAATGCCGATGAAGAATATTATGGAATACCTCAAACAATCAAGTTTTCCTAGAAACAAACAGAGTAAAAGACGAAAATCACTCACAGCTTGATCttcaatcttcatcttcttaatattcttcttcctctgcttcCTCCTTACCTTCTTAGTCTCCAAACCTGCAGCCGCAACTTCAGCTTCCtgcgaagaagacgaagatggGAGTTCAACCAAACCGCCACTCGGCTCGCCCGACACGGCGGCGTTGTTATCGGATGCCAACTTCGCCGCGCGCATTAACAAAGCTTTCTCGACGATTTTGAGGCTGATATCTTCGTTGGCCTCATCGTCGTCGCTGCTGCTCTGTTCGGCAGCAGATTTCGAAGGGTTTTGATTAGTTAATTCTCGTTCTTCTTCGCTCACTTCGTCCCGATCAAGCTTGGCCTTTTGCCTCTCCCTCTTGCCCATGTTCTTCTTCCCAAATCTGAAGCCCTAACCCTAATTTCTGAGGACTCGCGACTGTCAAAGCTAAAGAGGTGGGcgtgttttttaattttgattcaaCTGGGAAGCTAGGGTTTCCCACTGGATTGCGGCTCTCGGTGGAGATTCTGAAGTTTCTAATGGACGGTTGTGATTGGACTTGGACGCTCCGATGATGACGCGACTTCTAAAGAGGAGGCGCTTTCCTTTATGTAGACCATCTCTATCCTTGGCTAAAAACTAAGGTCTCATTTGacagctcggactgtactgattATATCTGTCGGATAAGATAAATACTCACCGGACAGTACTaactaaattagtcgggcgtttggtgcgGTATCGGATTAAtaaccgtattatttatacaatGTTTGGTATTATATCGGATAGgaagaaaacttaaaataaaattaaacttaaaaaaaaaaaaaaatgaaacccaTACCTCTCCGCCGCACCCCcaaactccctccctctctcccttcttcttccccgactACATAACAAAAGAATCCCAAATAATGAAACCCAGATCTCTCCGCCGCACCCCCAAactccttccctctctctcttcttcttctccttccccgaCTGCAAAAGAATCCCAAACCCCCTCACTGGCCTGGGCTCAGCCTTGGCCTCTGAGAATTTCTGGAAGGGTTCCCTTCGGGGTAAAGCCCTGCAATTCTAAGTCCAAATTTCTTGCTACCTTCACAATCTCCTGATCCAAAGTTCCCAGGCTCCTCACCTGCCAGTTGCAAGCGATGGCAGAAAGAGCGGAGAGCGAGAGTGAGAAGGAGCAGAGAGCGAGAGTGAGAACGAGCGGAGAGCGAGCATAGAGCGAGAGCGAGAACGAGCAGGAGGCCGACTAAGTTATACGGAGAAATTGGATGGGATTAGGAAGCAGGTATACACCGGGTAAAAAAGGTGGGCCCGAATTATTTAATCCGGTGCTTATTTAATCCAAACGGCACCAAACACCGTACACCGTATTATTAGTACTATCCGGTGTTTTATACGGTGTGCCAAACAGGGCCTAAATTTTTTAGTCTggaaaatttagtttttaacttagaaataatttttttgcttCAACCTttatggcctaaaattttagtcatggattattaaagaatgaacttaggctaatttttttcttgaattaactttttttaaaaaaaaattatgtagattatcgtaaattaattttatgaacattttaatctaaaaatatttaaattctgataaatattgaaaaatcactaaatctttccacaaagcaagccttcaactttcatcaaattttcaactttcaccaactgttcaactttcaccaaactttcaactttcaccaaaatTTTCATCCTCTATATAAACACAAGTTCAATATCGGTTGATCACACAATCTTCAACCTTCATCCTCTatattcaccaatctttcaactttaaaagtgtttttgtttcctaaaaatCTTCAATATCTCATTAATGGGTGATAGAAGAATGCGTAGCAGGGCAATACAGATGGCACAATACCAAGCAAGGCTTGACATTGAGGATGCTGAAATGATCAAAGCCGAAGTTGAACTTGCAAACTTGCTTATGCAATATGAGTAGCATGCCGAATCTAGCCATTGTGGTTCTGTCACAAGATGTTTATTTGTGCAACGTGATAGAGAAGAGTGTCATGACCGAATGATGAAAGATTATTTCATTAAGCGTTCGAGATTTCCTGCTCATGATTTTCGGAGGCGATTTCGGATGAGGAGAGAGCTTTTTGAAAGCATATTGAATGCAGTTGTCAATCATGACCACTACTTTGCGAGGAAGATAGATGTCATAGGTCGACAAAGTCTATCATCTCATCAGAAACTCACATCTGCATTTCGGATGCTAGCTAATGGGTGCTCTGTAGACTCAACTGATGAGTATTGCCGACTTGCAGAGACTACTGTTATTGAGAACCTGAAGCGCTTCTGTCAGACAATTCAAGCATATATGGAGCCACATACCTTCACAAGCCAAATTGTGAAGAGAAGA encodes the following:
- the LOC126614886 gene encoding uncharacterized protein LOC126614886 isoform X1, producing the protein MGKRERQKAKLDRDEVSEEERELTNQNPSKSAAEQSSSDDDEANEDISLKIVEKALLMRAAKLASDNNAAVSGEPSGGLVELPSSSSSQEAEVAAAGLETKKVRRKQRKKNIKKMKIEDQAVVAKEEEKIEEANAVDLAEAKQLENVEFTDNVVLRKLLRGPRYFDPPDCSWGACFNCGEEGHAAVNCTVAKRKKPCFVCGSFEHNAKHCRKGQDCFICKKGGHHAKDCPEKQNGGLLKSQICLKCGDSGHDMFSCRNDYSTDDLKEIQCYVCKRFGHLCCVKYVDTSPWEVSCYKCGSMGHTGMACVSLRGGETTGFGTPRLCYKCGEGGHIARECASLVNVTLSVHKKIGELPNFSTPVLKRHKERRDYMGFKSAPHDLNKAHERKQTQFEERVFTTPQKAKHRSGWIMDDPGDFSPRKGKKNNWKSPATPSSWGRRVPSLTAGGHASSSGSSKKIWNDSGSPISQGSSKSFQHRYSASRFNNSNGGGFRRNYDWSGNEYNGLY
- the LOC126614886 gene encoding uncharacterized protein LOC126614886 isoform X2, with product MGKRERQKAKLDRDEVSEEERELTNQNPSKSAAEQSSSDDDEANEDISLKIVEKALLMRAAKLASDNNAAVSGEPSGGLVELPSSSSSQEAEVAAAGLETKKVRRKQRKKNIKKMKIEDQAVVAKEEEKIEEANAVDLAEAKQLENVEFTDNVVLRKLLRGPRYFDPPDCSWGACFNCGEEGHAAVNCTVAKRKKPCFVCGSFEHNAKHCRKGQDCFICKKGGHHAKDCPEKQNGGLLKSQICLKCGDSGHDMFSCRNDYSTDDLKEIQCYVCKRFGHLCCVKYVDTSPWEVSCYKCGSMGHTGMACVSLRGGETTGFGTPRLCYKCGEGGHIARECASLVNVHKKIGELPNFSTPVLKRHKERRDYMGFKSAPHDLNKAHERKQTQFEERVFTTPQKAKHRSGWIMDDPGDFSPRKGKKNNWKSPATPSSWGRRVPSLTAGGHASSSGSSKKIWNDSGSPISQGSSKSFQHRYSASRFNNSNGGGFRRNYDWSGNEYNGLY